TAGCGGCTAAGCTGCCCATCACAACTAGTATGCCTGTCCTGCCCAACTTTCCTTTTTTTGTTTTCATAAGCTCACCCACCATGATGCCCTCTTTTTCTTATCCAAAAATCAAACCAGCATCGTAAAATGCTGGAATGAACTTCTGGATTTTTGGTCACCTCCTTAGCTTGAATACGCTCCTCTCACCAGATTCAAGCTCAAAAACCAGCTCCAGTGTTTTGGCGCCTTCCGCGACATCCAAAAAGAAGAGATAGCCCTTCCTCAAGGTGCTTGGAGAAACAATTTTGTCCCTGCCAAATTCTTGAAGCTCAACGCTCGGGTCAGGATTTGGCTCTACGCCGTACTCCTTACCCAGGTCATCCCGCAGTTTTACGGAATCAAAGACGATATCTTGGGCTGTCGGATTCAGCACCTCAACATATATCTTCTCGTATGTCTTCTCAACCGTCTCCAAACTTCTAACAAAAGACTCCCCTGTGTCCGTAGTCTTGACCATCTTTAAGGAATATCTACCCTCTTCCGGCTCGCTTACCAGTATCTCCAAGCCTCCGAGATTAGCCTTTTCACCAATTACAGCCTGGTGAATCACAGAGGCAGCAGGCCCTTCAATTTCTGCTACTGCTTGACTTTCTGTTTCAATTTCTTGGGTCGCGCAAGCACTCAAAAGCAAGGCCAGACCCAAGACTAGGGCAGTGAAAACTATTTCTCGCCCCTTACTTCCCTTATACCCTATTTTTTCCATTTTTACCTCCTTTTGTTTTTTCTTTATCTCTCAAATTCAAACACACCCTCCTCACCTGATTCTAACTCAAAAACCAACTGCAATGTTCTGGCATCCTTAGAAACGTCCAAGAAGATCAGATAGCCTTTCCTCAAAGTGCTTGGAGAAACAATGGGGTCCCTGCCAAACTCTACCAGATCAGCATCAGAGGGATTTGAGTCAATTCCGTACTCCTCACCTATATCATCCAACAGTTTTATGGAGTTAAAGACAATATCTGCAGCAGTCGGATTGAAGGCACTAACATATACCTTTTCGAAGGTTTTTGTTACAGGCTCGTACTTAAGGATATAATCAGATCCTGTATCAATCCTTTTTGGCACCTTAATAGAGTAGGTTTCCTCATCCGCGCCGGTGACGCTTAGTTCAAGGTCTCCAAGAATCATTTTCTCTCCTAGCCCCAGCCCCCTGTTTGTTTTAGCTTCCGCATCCGTATCGACTGCAGCAAAACCTGATACCGAATCGCCACCTCTGCTTATCTCCTGCGGGGTTAAAAATATCACAAAAAGGAATGCTGACATTACTGCCAGGCACACAAAGATAATCTTTTTATTTTCGCTGCCAGATTTTTTTCCTTTTTTCGACTTCTTTCTCATTGTTTCGCCTCCTTTTGCTTCGCTCTCTTGTATACAATCCAAATATTACTCGGATTCTTATTCAGTAATTTGGCAATCTTTGAATTTTTCAAATGTCTAACATCCTTCAGATAGGAAACAAGGCATTCCAGAATGCTAAGCCCATCATTCTGAAATACAGAAACGGCCACAGAATCGGTCTCGCTAATCTCTAATCGAGAAGCTCTTTTTTTTACTGCCCTCTGATAATTTGCCCATACCCCCCTCTCGTTCCTATGGATGAGCACTGCTATTTCATGGTATGTAAGCTGTTTCTCTTCCTTGAGATACTTGGTTAGCGCTTCAGATGGGCATAAACCAACAGAAAATATTGAGACCGGAATCAACACTTCGGTGAGTCCTTCTTCTCCATAGACTCTGACGAGCTGTTCGTTAACATATCCATATTCACTTTTTAGTCTTTGAGCAATCTCCCCCAAAAGTTTGACGAGAAAATCACTCTCCGCAGTCTTGGGACTATCACTAATCCTCCCTCTTTTTTGCTCAAGGCTACTATTCATGCAACTAATCTACTTTTATGTATATCGATATATAAAGATTTTGTTTTTTTTACTAATTTTGTATAATCCTTACTATCTATCAACTATAAATAACCCTCTTTGTGTAACTATTGGAATACAGATTACGTATTATCAGTATACTATCTAATAATGATTAAAATACAATGTATGTAGATTTATACTATTTTTGTATCATACTTAGGCTATAGTTTCTAAGACCGCATACTAAGCGAACCCATCCCAGAGCCGCCAAAAACAAGGGAGCGTTGAACAGGAACTATTGAAAATTCGCTGATGGAAAACCACTGCTTGTCAACCCACGCGTTTACAGGAGCCTTCTTCAGATATCAGAGAACTAAATAATCTGGGTCTTAACTTCGTCTCCTCTACCTCAAAAGAACATTAATCCCTTTTTTATAGTGATACATAAAATCATCTTCTGTTGAATCTTTGTGTTCTTTGATGTACTCTGTCATCTCTGTAAGTTTTGAACTTAACTCATCCGCGTAATACAATGCTAAAGCTTCTGGAAACATTGGCTCTTTTGGAGAGCCGAACTCCACTTTGCCATGATGGCTCACAATCATATGAAGAAGTTTGTTTTTTAAAATCTCTGATCCATTGATCTCATCCAGCTTCCTGGATATAAATACAATCCCCAAGGGAAGATGCCCGATCAATTGCCCTTTCTGAGTCCCCCTTATGCGAGACGTTACTTCTAACTCCTCCAGTTTACCGATATCATGCAGCAAAGCTCCAGTTATCAGCAGATCCGGATTGAGGTCCGGAAAAAGTTTTAAGCTGGTCTTGCAATACTCAACAATCTCAAGCATATGCTGCAGGAGCCCTGCGACCCAATTATGATGTATTTCTATTGCTGCAGGATGTTTCTTGATTTTATTCTCGATACTTTTATCAGAGAAGACTGAAACAAGAAGTTGCTTGTAAACCGGCTCTTCAATATTTTGTATGATCGCCATCAAATCCGCATACATCCCATCTGGATCCTTCTTCCCCTGCTTAATAAAATCAGTCTCGTATTCGTCCCTATTCAGAACTCTTATCATATCCTGCTCATTTGCTACAATCTGCGGCTTATCATTATAAAATGAAAATCTTCCTTGCACAAGCACAACGGAATCAGACCTGATCGAATCAAAAAGCGCAGTTACCTTGGCCTCATCAAGGCCTCCCCAATACTTATACTCAAGGCTCTTGCCGCTTGAATCTGAGAGGATAAGGGTGAATGAATACCCTTTACTATAAGGTGAGACGCCCTTCTTGATCTTAACAACAAAAATATCCATCACAATGTCTCCTTTTTTAAGAGTGTTGATTGGTTGTTTTTTCGTAAATTTATCCATCAAATTCCCCCCTCTATTCCTGAAAAAACAAGAGTAAATAAACTTTTTGGAATTTCAGAACTCTGAACAGACACCTATTTTTGTGTGTTTAATAAGTAGTATGTATAATAATATCTTATTTATGTATAAATTTATACAAACTTTGTATCACATTAATTCCAAAAATGCCGGTTTTTTTGCAGCGCATACTTCAAATCGCATGCACCAGTCCTTATGTTGTTGCTATTATCCTGCTGCGCTTCCATCCCACGAGCTTAGGGCTGCCCAGTCGTCAAAGAAATCTTTCCCTGATAATAACTCTCGCCTATTTGACACGGCTGATGCTGAGATGCGCAATCTTTCTCGCCTGATACATTGTCCAGCCCTCGTTTTTCCTTCGGATCGTTTCCACGAGCTTCCCTTGTGAGTTTCATGCATGGAAGAAACTCACCGTAGGGAAATAGTTTCGGGATAACACAAACTCCAAGGATACACAACGCTTATATAATCTATTTCCCCTGAACTCCTCATGCCTGAATTCGACCCTCATGAGGTAAGAGACAAGTTCCACAATGCCCTGAAGGAGCTTAAGCAGTATATTGCCCTTGCTATTGTTGCTGCTCCGAAATATCAGCAGACCAACATGCAGATCATCAAGGAATTGACAGAAACAAACGCAATTCCGGGGGTTTATGTCACCCTCAACAAGCCATACGCCAATCTAAAAACCGAGTTTGAGGCAGATCGCATTGACACCCGGATGATCATCTTTATCGATGCAGTGACTGAGACAGCAGGCGGAAAGACAGAAAAGACTGAAAGCTGCCTCTTTATCGGCTCTCCCCAGAACCTTTCAGACATCTCAATCGCAATGGACCAGGCTGTAAGGGCAGTTCCAGGAAAGGAAAAGTTTTTATTCTTCGATTCCCTGAATACGCTCTTGATCTACAATGCAGTAGGCACTGTCGCAAGATTCATCCATTTCCTCGCAACCAAGATGCGCGTCTGGGGCGTCAAAGGCATCATCATCTCGCTCCAGAAGGAATCAAATAAAGAGCTGATTGACGAGATCGAGCAGCTCTGCGACAGGAGGATTGATTTTTGAAGCCTGGGCGCATCGAAGAACCAATCAAAAGATAAAAAGATAATTACCGCAGTGATCAATCAATCGTAAACCAATACGGCAAAAAAGATTAAAAAACAAGAATCAAAACGAGGCAAACAACCACGCAGCATGATACCCGACATTCTCAAAATCCTGTTCGCAATCATAGCCATCATCTCTGGCCTTACTGCCCTGATGCTTTTCGTTGTCAACTTCGAGCTCGTCATAGCCCTGTTAACCATTACCTTCGGCATCACAGCAATCTTCTGGACTTTGCGTGCGCGATCCTCCCTGTCGATAGGCTCCTCCCTGAGGGAATACACAACCTACTTCCTGCTCTGCGTCATCTTCCTGATGCTGTTTTCTGTTTGGAATGTATCGATATTCCTCTTTGACCTGAAGGGAGTATGGATCCTTCCGCAGTACTTCTTTGTCTCCCTCACGTATCTTGTCTTTGTATTTACTTCTTATAAGATCCTTTATCTTGGCAAGGAATTCGGCTTCGGCAGCCAGAGAAAGGTTATTGAGCAGGCAATGAACGAGAAGAAAAAGAGGAAGCCCTGACACCTCACCTGCCTGACATCTTGCAAAAAGGCGGCAACGCCGACTTTCTGCTGAGCCTATACCATGCCCCCTATAATCGCGCTCACTTCTTTCTTCTTAGAAACCATCTTTGCCTGAGACTTCGCCTCAAGATTCAGCCTTACAAGCGGCTCGGTGTTTGATGCCCGGAGATTAAACCACCAATCTTTATATTCAATCGTGATGCCGTCAAGCTCAAGGATACGGGCGTCATGGTAGGCCTTCTTTATTTTCGCAAAGAGCCTCGCTTTATCGATATTCTTAAAATTCAGCTCTCCGGTCACAAAATAATTATTGAAGAATGGAGCCAGCAGCTCTGAGAGTTTTTTCCCAGTTGAACTCATAAGTTTCAGAATCTGGATTGCAGCAAGATACGAGTCCTCTGCATAGTAGTTGCCCAAATCGTAATAGTAATGTCCGGTGACCTCCCCGGCAAACTTTGCCTTTTCCTTCCGCATCCGTGCCTTGATAAATGAATGGCCAACGCGATTCATGACGGGTTTTCCTCCATTCCTGAGGATTGTATCCTTGACAAACCAGCTTGCGCGCAGATCGTACACAATCGCTGATCTCGGAAACTTCTTAAGGCTCATCTCCGCAAGCAAGCCTGTGATTACGTCTCCCTGGACAAACCTCCCTTTCTCATCGCAGAAGAAAACCCTGTCTGTATCTCCGTCCCATGCAATGCCGAGATCCGCCTTCTCTTCCTTAACCTTAGCAATCCACTTCTTCCGGTTCTTTGCTATGAGGGGATTCGGCTCATGGTCAGGAAATCTTCCATCCACCTCCCAGCACATGGGCACAATATCGAGCTGGCTTTTCTTGAAGAGTTCCGGAACAATCATCCCCCCCATGCCATTTGCAGTATCCATCACAACCTTTAGCTTCTTTATGGTTTTCAGAGGCTCAATTGACAATGTAAAGTCAATAAACTCCTTCAAAATCCCTTTCCGTTCCCTGATGTTTCCCTTCTTCTGGATACTCTGGATACGTTTCGTCTTGGAAGGTGCAAATCCCTCGATGATCTTCCTCAATTCTTGGATCTCCTTGTCAAGGATCGGGATAGCGTTCTTCCTTACAAATTTCATGCCGTTGTACTGCTTGGGGTTATGAGAGGCAGTGATCATTGCCCCAACATCGCAGGGGTATTTCGAACTTGCAAAATAGAACATATCCGTGCTTGCCAGTCCAATATCCAGCACATCTGCCCCCGATGCGGTGACTCCTCTGACAAATGCCTCGTGCAATGCAGGCGAGCTTAGCCGGGCATCCCTGCCCACAAGAACCGTCTTCGCCTTGGCAAATGCAACCAGCGCCTTGCCAATAAGGTATGCGTCATCTGTGCAAATCTCAGAGGGATAGACGCCTCTGATGTCATATGCCCTAAAGATGCCCGTATTCGGTTTGCGGCTGCTCTTTGATGTGCTACTTGATCGGTCCAATGCCCTTCCACTCCTTTAATGCTTTTTCATAGCGCTTCATATTTCCTGTATCCATCCACTGGCCTGAGAACGGGTAGCCGAACAGTTTTCCTCTCTTGGCAAGCTTTGGGAAGACATCTTTTTCAAACATGGCAAACCCTTTTGGGATGATGTCAATCACTTCAGGCTCCAGGATGTACAATCCGGAATTGATCAGGTTTGAAGGCGCCTTGTCCTTAGGAGGCTTCTCGACAAACTCCAGGATCCTGCTTCCGTCGAGTTTCGCAACTCCGTACTCACTTGGATTATCAACAGTTGTTAATGCAATGGTTGCAGCTGCCTTATTGGACTTATGCGCCCGGTACATCTCTTCTAAGTCGATATCCTTAAGTTCGTCTCCATTTGAAACGACGAAGCTGGAATCAAACATGCCCTTGGCCAGCCGCAGCGGGCCGGCAGTCCCTAAAGGCTCTTCTTCCTCTACATACTCAATGGAAACCCCAAAACTTGATCCGTCCTTGAAGTAATTCCTGATCTTCTCCTTCATATGGCCGACAGCCATCACAATGTTGGTGATGTTGTGCCTCTTGCAGAGGTCAAACAGATGCTCAGTCAATGTCCTGCCCTGGATCGGGATCAGCGCCTTGGGGATTTCGTAGGTGATTGGCCGGAGCCGTGTTCCTTTGCCTCCTGCCAATATGACAAATTTCTGCGGCGCATGCTGGCCCATGCCCCGAAGCAGGCTCAGCTCCACAGCGTGGCTCCTGTTTTTTATCGTGTGCCCATCAACCTGGCTGTCAATCTTTGCAAGAAGCTCTGCATCCAATGTTAAGGTAACTCTTTCTTTCATCGTCAATGGTAGCCAACAGGCTCTCGCAACCCCTCTCTGCTATCCCTCAAACAAGCAACTGCCATCTGTTCGATAAGCGGAAACTCTTTGAGCGGATTTGATGTGCTGGTCTGCTCCAGAAGATATTGCCTATACTCACGGCAGGCATGCGCGAACGCATCCTCCGAAGGCTGGCCCCATCGGTGCGCATAGACCTCGAGATCTCTTGAAACTTCCCTTGAGAGGGCAACCCTGTTGTCTTCAAGCATGGCAAAGCGAAATGCCCCTGCTCTTTTTAAGCCTTTTGATTTGTATGACAAAGTATGATGCTCTCTGCCATGCGAAGAAAAAGATAAAACTTATATACTTCCTGCCTCTGGAAAAATTCCAGATGCCTGAAACCCCCGCCGAAATCAAGTTGGGAAAAAAGATCCTCCTCACCGGCTTTGGCATTGAGGCAGACTTTCCTCTTCTGAAAAAGCTCATCGCTAGCCATGTAGCCAAATACCAGAAAATGCTCAAGGATTTCGACCGCATTAGCCTGAGGCTGAAGCCTATCCACCATATCGAGCATGGCGGCAAGTTTGAGCTCACTGGCGATCTGTTTGCTGATGGAAAGGTCTACTCAGCATCGGCTGTCGGAAAGAATCCCTTTGAATTAGCTGCTGCTGTTCTCAAGAAAATCGATGCAGAGATTGCGCATCACAGGAGGCTGCATGGACAGTAGGCTGGACAGCGGACACTGCCACGATGCCTTGGTACACAGGCTTCGGTCTTTTGGGTTATTGGAGGACGCTAGTATCTCCCACCAGGCCGCGCTGCACTGTAATTACATGGCAGCCATGAACCAAGAAGTTGAAGCCCCTCCCCATCTTCTTGGAGAAGCATGCCATCAAACAGTTCTGGTGACCTCTATTGCAGAGCAGTCAGTGGATCAGGCTGTTGATGGAATCCTATCAGAACTGACCAGAAAAAATCCGCAGCTGTTTAATCCAAAAGACACCATCGACCATGAAATCACTCGGGTAGGGGTAGGAATAAAGATAGGCCAAGAGACCTATGGCCGCAGGCAAGCATACATTACTGTCCGATTGGCAATAGATACTTCATACCTCTATCCGGAAGTTCTGTTTGGCTGACTCTTTGTGCCCTCTCTTTTCGTACCGATCGGCTCCGGTGAAAATTTGAAGTAACCTTTAAATAATACCCCAGTCTCTGGAAAGGCGATGAAAGTCAGGATTATCTCAAAGTCCGCTCAAGCCAGGAAAAAATTCCAAAAAGCGTTGCAGGCAGGCGGGATCAAGGAATCCAATAGGCCGGATATCATCATTTCACTGGGCGGAGACGGAACATTCCTGTACGCAGAGCGTAAATATCCCGGAATCCCAAAATTCCTCTATCGTGATCAAAGCATCTGCAATACCTGTTCCAATGCAGATGTTGTCGAAATGGTAAAGCTCCTCAAAGATGGAGACTACACAATAGATTCCCATAAGAAAATCAGGGCAACCCTGAAAGGGAAATCCTGGCTTGCAGTCAACGACATCATCCTCAGAAACGAAAAGCCGAATGAGGCGATCCGCTTTTCTGTTTTCATCAATGGAAAAGAGCAGTATCCAAATATGATCGGAGACGGCATTGTGGTTGCTACGCCCTTTGGCTCCGCAGCCTACTTCAAATCCATCACCAAATGGTCCTTTGGCAAAGGGTTGGGCATCGCATTCAATAATGTGACATCTGACCAGCCCTCAGTCGTCGTCCAGGATTCTGCTCGTATCACCTTCAGGCTTGATCGGGGATCGGCATGCCTGGC
This region of Candidatus Nanoarchaeia archaeon genomic DNA includes:
- a CDS encoding sugar phosphate nucleotidyltransferase, with product MKERVTLTLDAELLAKIDSQVDGHTIKNRSHAVELSLLRGMGQHAPQKFVILAGGKGTRLRPITYEIPKALIPIQGRTLTEHLFDLCKRHNITNIVMAVGHMKEKIRNYFKDGSSFGVSIEYVEEEEPLGTAGPLRLAKGMFDSSFVVSNGDELKDIDLEEMYRAHKSNKAAATIALTTVDNPSEYGVAKLDGSRILEFVEKPPKDKAPSNLINSGLYILEPEVIDIIPKGFAMFEKDVFPKLAKRGKLFGYPFSGQWMDTGNMKRYEKALKEWKGIGPIK
- a CDS encoding HD domain-containing protein; this encodes MDKFTKKQPINTLKKGDIVMDIFVVKIKKGVSPYSKGYSFTLILSDSSGKSLEYKYWGGLDEAKVTALFDSIRSDSVVLVQGRFSFYNDKPQIVANEQDMIRVLNRDEYETDFIKQGKKDPDGMYADLMAIIQNIEEPVYKQLLVSVFSDKSIENKIKKHPAAIEIHHNWVAGLLQHMLEIVEYCKTSLKLFPDLNPDLLITGALLHDIGKLEELEVTSRIRGTQKGQLIGHLPLGIVFISRKLDEINGSEILKNKLLHMIVSHHGKVEFGSPKEPMFPEALALYYADELSSKLTEMTEYIKEHKDSTEDDFMYHYKKGINVLLR
- a CDS encoding phosphomannomutase/phosphoglucomutase; translation: MDRSSSTSKSSRKPNTGIFRAYDIRGVYPSEICTDDAYLIGKALVAFAKAKTVLVGRDARLSSPALHEAFVRGVTASGADVLDIGLASTDMFYFASSKYPCDVGAMITASHNPKQYNGMKFVRKNAIPILDKEIQELRKIIEGFAPSKTKRIQSIQKKGNIRERKGILKEFIDFTLSIEPLKTIKKLKVVMDTANGMGGMIVPELFKKSQLDIVPMCWEVDGRFPDHEPNPLIAKNRKKWIAKVKEEKADLGIAWDGDTDRVFFCDEKGRFVQGDVITGLLAEMSLKKFPRSAIVYDLRASWFVKDTILRNGGKPVMNRVGHSFIKARMRKEKAKFAGEVTGHYYYDLGNYYAEDSYLAAIQILKLMSSTGKKLSELLAPFFNNYFVTGELNFKNIDKARLFAKIKKAYHDARILELDGITIEYKDWWFNLRASNTEPLVRLNLEAKSQAKMVSKKKEVSAIIGGMV